A part of Terriglobus roseus genomic DNA contains:
- a CDS encoding VWA domain-containing protein: MKLGLAAVLATGLAAGLVTVAGAQAGQQQAIPDGPRPNVIPEAAGVTPGRGITTSTSNTPADDGGNGGVVPTSSLPGSQQKNEVPEADQAAPDLKAELGPGGRVQTLNVGVNFVQIPFTVKDKSGKLVPAIDWREIRVYENGIRQQMRYFSSDPFPLSIAFVVDQSLPFDVMQRVNDALGAVQGAFTPYDEMAIFTYNNSTKMVTEYTGAQSNRAIAAIERAKSTGREAYLASPMGPLSQTTNINGHQFDPNTAPVRNSASTFQAPPKEQHPLNDAIFEAAKSLAKRPGDRRRIIYVVSDGKEYGSKVKFKDVVQFLQTNKIAIYSTVVGDSATPYVGWLDKFHIPYTMRENVLPQYAAATGGEAVSQWSRKGIEESFGKVAEDVRLQYTVGYYSHEAITDGKFRTVEVRVTRPDLNIVAKKGYYPTAENMMRTGGNTTTPQK, from the coding sequence GTGAAGCTTGGATTGGCAGCGGTGTTGGCAACAGGTCTTGCGGCGGGCTTGGTTACGGTAGCAGGCGCGCAGGCGGGTCAGCAGCAGGCCATCCCGGACGGCCCACGTCCCAACGTGATCCCAGAGGCCGCTGGCGTCACCCCCGGCCGGGGCATCACGACCAGCACCAGCAACACCCCCGCGGACGATGGCGGCAACGGCGGCGTAGTCCCCACCTCGTCGCTTCCGGGTTCGCAGCAGAAAAATGAAGTTCCCGAGGCCGACCAGGCCGCTCCGGACCTCAAAGCCGAACTCGGCCCCGGCGGCCGCGTGCAGACGCTGAACGTCGGCGTCAACTTCGTGCAGATTCCCTTCACCGTGAAGGACAAGTCCGGCAAGCTGGTTCCCGCCATCGACTGGCGCGAAATCCGCGTCTACGAAAACGGCATCCGCCAGCAGATGCGCTACTTCTCCAGCGATCCTTTCCCGCTTTCCATTGCCTTCGTCGTCGATCAGTCGTTGCCCTTTGACGTAATGCAGCGCGTTAACGACGCCCTCGGCGCCGTGCAGGGAGCCTTCACGCCCTACGACGAAATGGCGATCTTTACCTACAACAACAGCACCAAGATGGTTACCGAGTACACCGGCGCGCAGAGCAACCGCGCCATCGCCGCCATTGAGCGCGCTAAGTCCACCGGTCGCGAAGCCTACCTCGCCTCGCCCATGGGCCCACTCTCGCAGACCACCAACATCAACGGCCACCAGTTCGACCCCAACACGGCCCCGGTGCGCAACTCCGCCTCCACTTTCCAGGCACCGCCGAAGGAACAGCACCCGCTCAACGACGCCATCTTTGAAGCCGCCAAGTCCCTCGCCAAGCGCCCCGGCGACCGCCGCCGAATCATCTACGTCGTCAGCGACGGTAAGGAATACGGCTCCAAGGTCAAGTTCAAGGACGTGGTTCAGTTCCTCCAGACCAACAAGATCGCCATCTACTCCACTGTCGTCGGCGACTCCGCCACCCCCTACGTGGGCTGGCTGGACAAGTTCCACATCCCATACACCATGCGTGAAAACGTACTGCCGCAGTACGCTGCAGCCACCGGTGGTGAAGCCGTCTCGCAGTGGAGCCGCAAGGGCATCGAAGAAAGCTTCGGCAAGGTTGCTGAGGACGTCCGCCTGCAGTACACCGTCGGCTACTACTCCCACGAAGCCATCACCGACGGCAAGTTCCGAACGGTCGAAGTTCGCGTAACGCGCCCGGACCTGAACATCGTTGCCAAGAAGGGCTACTACCCCACCGCAGAAAACATGATGCGCACGGGCGGAAACACCACCACACCTCAGAAGTAA
- a CDS encoding VWA domain-containing protein, whose amino-acid sequence MRPLRVSTLAFAAVMSFAASARAQDAPSPMGPPPASSAPKQEEVVADGQTLKVQVNLVNTYFSARDKGGFLTGLHKDDCSLTENNDPQVIKNFTQEKKLPLTIGILLDTSGSQQNVLPLEQESGATFLKDVLTPKDEAFLISFDINVDLLADYTNSPAALRRAMNKAQINTGAATGSVTGNSTPRGTLLYDAVYLATHEKLHDEAGRKVIVMLTDGGDQGSQVKLKEAIEAAQKANTIIYVILISDAGGFGFGMGGPMYTVGNPAGDMDKLTKETGGRVINVGHNGKKLDDAFAQISDELRTQYLISYTPKNQKFDGTFRNIAISCGKDVKIQARKGYYAMADSNTE is encoded by the coding sequence ATGCGTCCTCTGCGCGTTTCTACCCTTGCCTTTGCTGCCGTGATGTCGTTCGCCGCCTCTGCGCGGGCGCAGGATGCCCCATCGCCCATGGGGCCGCCGCCGGCGAGTTCCGCTCCGAAACAGGAGGAAGTGGTTGCCGATGGGCAGACGCTGAAGGTTCAAGTGAACCTTGTGAACACGTATTTCTCTGCGCGCGACAAGGGCGGCTTCCTGACTGGGTTGCACAAGGACGACTGCTCGCTGACGGAGAACAACGATCCGCAGGTGATCAAGAACTTCACGCAGGAAAAGAAGCTGCCGCTGACGATTGGAATTCTGCTGGATACCAGCGGATCGCAGCAGAATGTGTTGCCGCTGGAGCAGGAGAGTGGCGCGACATTTTTGAAGGATGTGCTGACGCCTAAGGATGAGGCGTTCCTGATTTCGTTCGACATCAATGTTGACCTGCTGGCGGATTACACGAACAGTCCTGCGGCGTTGCGCAGAGCGATGAACAAGGCGCAGATCAACACGGGTGCGGCCACTGGCTCGGTGACGGGTAACTCCACTCCGAGAGGCACGCTGCTGTACGACGCGGTGTACCTGGCGACGCACGAGAAGCTGCATGACGAGGCTGGCCGCAAGGTGATCGTCATGCTGACCGACGGCGGCGATCAGGGCAGCCAGGTGAAGTTGAAGGAAGCCATCGAAGCGGCGCAGAAGGCGAACACGATTATCTACGTGATCCTGATCAGCGACGCGGGTGGATTTGGCTTTGGTATGGGCGGGCCGATGTATACCGTGGGCAATCCTGCGGGAGACATGGACAAGCTGACCAAGGAGACGGGTGGCCGCGTGATCAACGTGGGGCATAACGGCAAGAAGCTGGACGATGCCTTTGCGCAGATCAGCGATGAATTGCGCACGCAGTACCTGATCAGCTACACGCCGAAGAACCAGAAGTTCGATGGGACATTCCGCAACATTGCCATCTCCTGCGGCAAGGATGTGAAGATCCAGGCGCGCAAGGGTTACTACGCGATGGCGGACTCGAATACGGAGTAA